CCAGTACACTATCGACCAACTGGAGAACATGCTGAACCGCAATGACTTCTTCCGGGCCAACCGCCAATTTATAATACACAGGGAAAGTATCACAGATATCGAACATTACTTTAACCGGAGATTGATAATCAAGACGATCTGTAAAACCCCGGAAAAGATTATCGTGAGCCGCCTGAAGGCGCAGGACTTTTTACGCTGGGTAGAACAGTGACACTTCATTTCCCTTTTTGCTCACTTCATTTCCCTATTTGCGCTTTTCATTCATATTTAAATAAATGACGCAATTGTAGTCGGTAGTTTTGTCTCATTGCATACTTATATGAGAAAGAAAAAACTACTTATTGCAGTGTTATTACTGATCAGTGGCGCCTCTTATGCCCAGAACAACTGGACACTTAAGAGCTGCATTGAATACGGTTTGAAAAACCACCGTAGCAATGTTGTGTATGCCAATGATAAAAAAGCTGCAGATGCCAAAGCCCGCGAAGCACTGGCTGCTTACCTGCCCAGTGTCAGTATCTCCGGCTCTATCGACGACAACCTGAAAGTACAGGAAACCGTAATTCCTGCCGGTATATTCGGCGACCATGATCTTCGTGTTGCATTTACCAAAAAATTCAATACCAATCCTGTAGCACAACTCGATCAAACCATTTTCGATCAGTCGCTGCTCACCGGGCTCAAGGCGAATAAATATAACAGGGAATCTGCCGACCTGAATGTGCAGCAGAATAACGAGACCATTATATACAATATCAGCAATGCCTTTGCTCAGATTTTCGTGTATAGGGAACAGTTGTCTCTCCTGCATACCAACCTGGATACCTACCACGAACAGATGGACATCACCAGTCTGCAGGTAAACAAAGGTACTGTATTGCAGAAGGAACTGGACAAAGTAACGGTTGACTACAACAATACCGTATCTAAAATACATGTTGCAGAAAGTAACCTTACTTTATCCTACAACCAGCTCAAATATGAAATGGGATTTCCGCTCACTGATACCATCACGGTAGACAGTACGGAAGCTGCCAAAGCCTTTAATAGCCTGGCTATCGCTGCGCCCGATGCGAATACCTTTTCAGCTGCGAACCGCCTGGATTTCCGTATCTCACAGGTCAATGAGAAAATGCTGGCCATTGATGAGCAGCGCCTTCGCAATGGGATCTATCCAAGACTCACCGCATATGCCCGTTATGGTGCAATTGGTTATGGCGATAACCTGAATGAGTCTTTCAAATCACTGGCTACTTACTCCGCCATAGGTATCAAACTCAGTATTCCTATTCTCGATTTCTACAAGCGCAATGCGCAATCGGCACAGGCAAAGTACAAACACCTGAATGCAATCGAACAATTAAAAATAGACGAAGGTAAATACGCACTGGAATACCAGAACGCCCGCACCAAAGTAATGCAGGAGCAGGGCAATATGGACAATAACCGGCGCAATATAGAACTGGCGCAATCTGTGTTCACCACTACCAATCTGCAATACCAGAAAGGTACCACGGACATGACCGATTGGCTCAATGCCCAGAACTCACTGAAAGAAGCACAGAACAATTACCTGAGCTCCATATATAATTTCTTCCTTGCCCGTATCGATCTCGAAAAAGCGGGTGGATCACTCAAGACTTTTTACCTGGCTCTATAAATAGCAATATGAAAACGAAGTACATCGTAAGTTTAGTCGTTATCCTGATCATCGGATTGATCGTTTACAAACTGGCTGTCAATAAGAAAAAGCTGAACGAAAAAAATAAGCAGGCGCCTGTGACCCTGGTACAGATACCGGTAAAGGTAGCCGTAGCCAGGGAACAGTTGCTCGAAATCAATATCATAAAGACCGGTAACATTGCACCGTTCAAAGAAGCAAAGGCCGTAGCCATGAGTGGCGGTACCCTTACACAGGTGCGCTTTGAACTGGGTGATCAGGTAAAACAGGAACAGGTACTCGCTATTACGGATACACGACAGGCACAGCTGGAACTGCAAAAAGCAGAAACAGATGCCGCCAAGCTCCGTAATGACCTCGATACCTACACCGAACTTCTGAAAGGCAAAGCCGCCACACAGGAGAAGTTAAATGAAATCAAAAACAACTACCAGACTGCCCTGAACCAGGTAGACCAGGTGCGGAAGAAACTCGCGGATGCCGTGATCAAAGCGCCTACCAGTGGTATCATCAGCGCTAAACCGGTAGAACAGGGGGTATTTGTAAATGCAGGTACGGAGATCGCTACTATCGTGAACCTGAACAAAGCAAAAGTACAGGTGAACCTGACAGAAGCAGAAGTTTACAAAGTAACAAACGGGCAGAAAGTTAAGATCACCTCTGATGTGTATCCCGGTAAGGAATTCTTTGGTACTATAAGTTTTATCAGCCCGCAGGCCGATCAGACACACAACTACCTGGTGGAAATTATGACGGACAATACCACACAGTCCATTCTCCGCTCCGGTACATTCGTATATGCTGACTTTTCTAAGAAGACACAGGAACAATTACTGGTGATCCCGAGAGAAGCCCTGACAGAGAGCGTGAAGAACGCTTCTGTATATGTAGTGAAGAATAATGTAGTACATCAGCAGCTCATCCGGACCGGTACTGAAATGGGCGGTTTGATGCAGGTGATCAGTGGTTTGCAGGCAGGTGACTCTGTCGTTACTTCCGGTCAGATCAACCTGAAAGATGGTACTCCAGTCAGTGTGTCAAAATAAAAAAGCGCCCTCATGTCAATAGCAGAAATTGCCGTAAAACGGCCTCTATTAATACTTGTAATATTTACGGTGCTGATACTTTTCGGACTGGAATGTTATCATAGCCTGAATTATAACCTGCTGCCCAAGATGGAAGTGCCGACTGTTACAGTGAGCACAGTCTATGCAGGTGCTTCCGCTTCTGAAGTGGAAACATCCGTGACAAAGAAACTGGAAGATGCCTTTGCTTCGGTAGAAGGGTTGGACAAGATCACCTCCAAATCACAGGAAGGGGTATCACAGGTAGTCATTACCTTCAAGAGTGGTACCAACATTGACCGGGCAGAAGCAGATATCCAGCGTAAAGCAGATCAGGCACAGAATGACCTGCCAAAGGATATCGATAAACCTTTGGTAAATAAAGTAAACCTGGAAGAAGCCCCTGTGGTGAAGGCCGGTGTTACTTCTACACTCGCTCCCCGCGCATTGTATGACTTAGTCGATAAGCAACTGCGCCCCATCTTACAGAACGTATCCGGTGTAGGGCAGGTAAACATCATCGGTGGTGATGAACGTGAGATACAGGTAAACGTAGATCAGGGTAAACTCAATGCCTACGGTATCACCATCACACAGGTGACGGATGCTGTGAACAATGCGAACCAGTCATTCCCTGCAGGTAGTATCGAGACACGGGACCAGCAGGTGACCATCCAGTACGATG
This Chitinophaga sancti DNA region includes the following protein-coding sequences:
- a CDS encoding efflux RND transporter periplasmic adaptor subunit; translated protein: MKTKYIVSLVVILIIGLIVYKLAVNKKKLNEKNKQAPVTLVQIPVKVAVAREQLLEINIIKTGNIAPFKEAKAVAMSGGTLTQVRFELGDQVKQEQVLAITDTRQAQLELQKAETDAAKLRNDLDTYTELLKGKAATQEKLNEIKNNYQTALNQVDQVRKKLADAVIKAPTSGIISAKPVEQGVFVNAGTEIATIVNLNKAKVQVNLTEAEVYKVTNGQKVKITSDVYPGKEFFGTISFISPQADQTHNYLVEIMTDNTTQSILRSGTFVYADFSKKTQEQLLVIPREALTESVKNASVYVVKNNVVHQQLIRTGTEMGGLMQVISGLQAGDSVVTSGQINLKDGTPVSVSK
- a CDS encoding TolC family protein, whose protein sequence is MRKKKLLIAVLLLISGASYAQNNWTLKSCIEYGLKNHRSNVVYANDKKAADAKAREALAAYLPSVSISGSIDDNLKVQETVIPAGIFGDHDLRVAFTKKFNTNPVAQLDQTIFDQSLLTGLKANKYNRESADLNVQQNNETIIYNISNAFAQIFVYREQLSLLHTNLDTYHEQMDITSLQVNKGTVLQKELDKVTVDYNNTVSKIHVAESNLTLSYNQLKYEMGFPLTDTITVDSTEAAKAFNSLAIAAPDANTFSAANRLDFRISQVNEKMLAIDEQRLRNGIYPRLTAYARYGAIGYGDNLNESFKSLATYSAIGIKLSIPILDFYKRNAQSAQAKYKHLNAIEQLKIDEGKYALEYQNARTKVMQEQGNMDNNRRNIELAQSVFTTTNLQYQKGTTDMTDWLNAQNSLKEAQNNYLSSIYNFFLARIDLEKAGGSLKTFYLAL